The following nucleotide sequence is from Pirellulales bacterium.
CGAGAAACATGTCGATACCGGCCGCATGGCGATAGACGAAGCCGGCCTGGCCCATGGCCGTGATGGCGCGTTCGAGATCCGATCGTCGCAGCACGATATTTACGTCCCGCGTATTTCGGACGGCGGCTTCATCGACGCGCGAGACCCAGTCGGCCACCGCGTTGCCGCCGGCCACGGCATAGGGAACGCCGGCGGCTTCCAAAGCACGCGCGGCGCGCAGCGTGCGGTCGCGGACTTTTTCCACGGCCCGAATCATCCTTTCCCATGATGGTTTGTGTAACTGCATCTCGGCGATATGACTTTCCGTTAAGTCAGTTTTATCAGGGCATCTCGTCCCCGCGATGACCAGGAACCAGCCGATACCCTGTGGAATGCGCCGCTGTCTCTCCGCCCGCGTGAGCGCGTGGGCGGCTTCGATCGGGAAAAAATCGGGGGCGATCAGCTCATGGACGCCGTTGCGGCAATCAGCGCGCCGTTGAAGCGCTTTTGCCGTGTCTGGCTCGGGAAGTGCCCATTTCAATGCGACGGAGGAATCGAGGACGTACTTCATTCCTCGTCACGAATTTCACGGATAAGATCGACCGCAATCTCGATGGTCCCATACTTCTGGCGAATCTCCTCAGTAAGCTGATCGCCCCGCTCTTGGATACGTTGGTATACGTCCGGCGGTAATGGGGTACCGTGAACAATGCGATCCATAAGAGCTTGCGTGTCCGCATCCAAGATCGGTGTCGTATCGGTATTCATATTGGAATTCTCCGCTACGAAGGTGGTCCCGTCAACCAGTTCCGGCGTTTGGCGTCCATCGAGCACGTCATCCGCCTGTGCCCCCGAACTCTTTGATCGCCAACGTCTGCAACGCCTTCAAATCCACTTTGCCCGTCCCCAACACCGGTATCTCCGCAACCTGATGAAAACTGTCGGGCGAAGGAATCCAGAGGTTCGGCAGCCCGGCCTGCGAAAGCTCTTTGCAGACCGCTTCGGGCGATTTGTCCAGGCCCGTGTGCAGCACCACCAACCGCTCGCCCTTACGCTCGTCGGGCACGGCCGTCACCGCCACTTTCAACTCGTCTTCGCCCGCGCCGATGATCTTCTGGATCGTCTCCTCGATCTTCAGGTGCGGCACCATCTCGCCGCCCAGTTTCGAGAAGCGACTCTCACGCCCGGTGATGCGAATGAAGCCGTCTTCGTCGATCGAGGCCAGGTCGCCCGTCTTGTACCAGCCGTCGCGAATCACCTGGGCGGTCTTTTCCGGCTGGCCCAAGTAGCCGGCCATCACGTTGGGGCCTTTGATCCAGAGCATGCCCGGCTGGTTGACGCCCAGCTCCTGGTCCGATTCCGGGTCGGTGATCTTGGCGGCGACGCCGGGCAGCGGCCGGCCCACCGTTCCCTCTTTGGCCAGGACCTGCGTCTTGTCCGTGGTCCGACTGGGCGGAATGTTCACGGCCACCACCGGCGACAGCTCCGTCGTCCCATAGCCCTCCAGCGGCCGCACGCCAAACCGCTCCTCGAAGGCGTCGCACAACTCCTTGGGAAGTTTTTCGGCGCCGGCCAGCACGACGTCGAGCGCGGCGAAATCTTCGGGCTGGCAGCGCTTCAGGTAGAACCGCAGAAACGTGGGCGTGGCGATCATGATGGTGGCCTGGTGCTTGCCGCACATTTCGCCCACGTGCCGGGCGTCGCGCGGGTCGTAGTGATACACCCCTTTGGGAGCCAGCGTGAGCGCGGTCCACATCGTCGCCGTATAGCCGAAGGAGTGAAAGAAGGGGAGCACGCCCGCCAGCACGTCGTTGTCCGACAAATGGACGAGTTGATTGAAGGCGTTGACGTTCGAGGCCACGTTGCGGTGCGTCAGCATCACGCCCTTGGGTTCGCCCGTCGAACCCGACGTGAAAATGATCGTCAACAGGTCGTCGGGCGTCAGGCGCGTCAGCCCCAGAAGCCGTTCGAGCAGCCGGAGCGGCGTGGCGTAGGTGGCGACGGCGGCCGAGAGTTTGTCGGCCAGCGTCACCTTCTCGCGAAGCT
It contains:
- a CDS encoding AMP-binding protein; the protein is MMDLRYATLWRLLRVLLRILYRFGVRGREHLPRRGPALLVANHVTFIDGVLLLAASPRPIRILAKASFVESWKVSWLCRIAGVVPMRPGPKALAETLRVAREALGKGELVCMFPEGGITRSGQLRGFKRGFLALAGQTGVPIIPVYLEGLWGSIFSFSDGKFFWKWPRRWRRSVSVWFGPPLSHVGEPEIVRRTVAELGVIALRESREHSLVLPRAMLRECRRSLRRAKLADTSGQEMTGGSLLMRSLILRRLLLRNVLAQDEKNVGLILPPSGGGVLANAALALAGRVAVNLNYTVSSTVMNSCIRQAGIRHVLTSHRVMEKLHYELEAEPVFLEELREKVTLADKLSAAVATYATPLRLLERLLGLTRLTPDDLLTIIFTSGSTGEPKGVMLTHRNVASNVNAFNQLVHLSDNDVLAGVLPFFHSFGYTATMWTALTLAPKGVYHYDPRDARHVGEMCGKHQATIMIATPTFLRFYLKRCQPEDFAALDVVLAGAEKLPKELCDAFEERFGVRPLEGYGTTELSPVVAVNIPPSRTTDKTQVLAKEGTVGRPLPGVAAKITDPESDQELGVNQPGMLWIKGPNVMAGYLGQPEKTAQVIRDGWYKTGDLASIDEDGFIRITGRESRFSKLGGEMVPHLKIEETIQKIIGAGEDELKVAVTAVPDERKGERLVVLHTGLDKSPEAVCKELSQAGLPNLWIPSPDSFHQVAEIPVLGTGKVDLKALQTLAIKEFGGTGG